In Armatimonadota bacterium, one DNA window encodes the following:
- the pyk gene encoding pyruvate kinase yields MKRRTKIVCTLGPAVNSREQIKALIDAGMNVARLNCSHGDWETRRQWLTWIRELSPELCPIGILVDLQGPKFRIGDLAQGGRTLRSGEIVSLARSDADIPVPQEDMIAAIDPGSRILLGDGEVELKVTKETEGVFEAKVVSGGLVKSRQGMTLVGRTFETPAMTDKDREDARIACELGVDFIALSYVRRGADFDELRAITQRLDPQVRLCAKIETALALKNLDELLGACDMAMVARGDLGLQIDLEEVPLAQKRIIRCCNDLGKPVITATQMLESMLHAPRPTRAEAGDVANAILDGTDAVMLSGETAMGEFPIEACSTMARIAREAEKHFNHESCMSRFGKRKEADVASTEAIAHSVVSLADLTKPAAIVTTTTSGQTARLVSKFRPRAPILCATSRARTHTQMSVVWGVEAALTEIPESTDENVAQAIGAFVHHRRIKVGDTVLVTAGMPAGTPGNTNLILNQVVK; encoded by the coding sequence ATGAAACGGCGCACCAAGATTGTCTGCACCCTCGGACCCGCGGTCAACTCGCGTGAACAGATCAAGGCACTCATTGACGCTGGGATGAACGTAGCCCGGCTCAATTGCTCGCATGGCGATTGGGAAACGAGGCGTCAATGGTTGACGTGGATCAGGGAGCTTTCACCCGAACTCTGCCCCATCGGCATTCTGGTGGACCTTCAAGGGCCGAAGTTCCGGATCGGGGACTTGGCTCAGGGGGGTCGGACCCTTCGGTCCGGCGAGATCGTCTCCCTGGCGCGAAGCGACGCCGACATCCCGGTGCCGCAAGAGGACATGATCGCGGCGATCGATCCCGGCAGCAGAATTCTGCTTGGAGACGGCGAGGTGGAGCTCAAAGTCACCAAAGAGACTGAAGGGGTCTTCGAAGCAAAGGTCGTTTCCGGCGGCCTGGTCAAGAGCCGCCAGGGGATGACCCTCGTCGGCAGGACCTTCGAGACTCCAGCGATGACCGACAAGGACCGCGAAGACGCTCGGATCGCCTGTGAATTGGGCGTTGACTTCATCGCCCTGAGCTACGTAAGGCGCGGCGCCGACTTCGACGAACTGCGTGCGATCACGCAGAGACTCGACCCTCAGGTACGACTCTGCGCCAAGATCGAGACCGCCCTGGCGCTCAAGAACCTGGACGAGCTCCTCGGCGCTTGCGACATGGCGATGGTGGCCCGGGGTGACCTTGGTCTTCAGATAGACCTGGAGGAGGTCCCGCTCGCCCAGAAGCGCATCATCCGATGCTGCAATGACCTCGGCAAGCCCGTGATTACGGCCACGCAGATGCTGGAGAGCATGCTCCATGCCCCCAGACCCACCCGCGCCGAGGCCGGCGATGTGGCCAATGCAATCCTCGACGGCACCGACGCCGTCATGTTGAGCGGCGAGACCGCCATGGGTGAATTTCCCATCGAGGCTTGCTCCACGATGGCCCGAATCGCCCGCGAAGCGGAGAAGCACTTCAACCACGAGTCCTGCATGTCTCGCTTTGGCAAGCGCAAAGAAGCTGATGTGGCCTCAACCGAGGCGATCGCGCACTCCGTTGTTTCCCTCGCCGATCTCACCAAGCCCGCGGCCATCGTCACCACGACGACCAGCGGCCAAACCGCTCGCCTGGTGAGCAAGTTCCGGCCCAGGGCGCCCATCCTTTGCGCGACGTCCCGCGCCAGAACTCACACGCAGATGTCGGTAGTTTGGGGGGTCGAGGCTGCACTCACGGAAATACCCGAATCAACGGATGAAAATGTCGCGCAGGCGATCGGTGCGTTCGTGCATCATAGACGTATCAAGGTTGGAGACACCGTGCTGGTAACGGCAGGGATGCCCGCAGGGACGCCGGGCAACACCAACCTGATCTTGAACCAGGTCGTAAAGTAG
- a CDS encoding M3 family oligoendopeptidase: MSSAVAESLPRWDLSVLFDSPEDPRISATWERILQRAQDFETNFRGKIENPDLTAATLASAIGELESLVQQASKPMHFSELLFAANTADPKIGAFLQAQREKATELNVRVLFFELELQSCPEDTISRALSGDELSAYRHYVEVVRKLSPHRLSEAEEVVLEEAANTGTRAWVRLFEEVSSNTEFTLTNPGDGTEKKLNQEEVLTLLRHSDRSMRQAAADSLTQGLAGNERVISFIYNTLLQDHSVGDRLRKHPYPEHSRHLSNELDRSTVDLVVRLCREHYSLVSRFYTVKRQILGLPELTHIDRYAPLFEAEETVTWEEARSIVLGAFGRFNSTLKDRAAEFFDEGWIDAEPRSGKMGGAFCSYITPDTHPVVLMSYLGKMNDVMTLAHELGHGVHAALSRKQSYFNFHGTLPLAELASIFGEMLVFEDLVSKAELKDKVALYAEKIEGIFASVFRQAAMFQFEQACHTARRETGELSREQFGALWHEKLQEMFGDSVKLGEQHQIWWSYVGHFFFAPFYVYAYAFGELLALAIYERSKTAGPEFGQKYVHLLELAGSLSPKDLMATIDVDLDSEAFWRGGFAVLERLVGEFEGYWKEHSK, translated from the coding sequence ATGAGTTCTGCCGTCGCCGAATCCTTACCGCGATGGGACCTTTCGGTCCTCTTCGACAGTCCCGAAGACCCACGTATTTCCGCAACCTGGGAGCGAATCCTACAGCGTGCACAAGACTTCGAAACGAACTTCAGAGGCAAGATCGAGAACCCGGACCTCACGGCCGCGACGCTGGCTTCGGCCATCGGAGAGCTGGAGTCGCTGGTGCAGCAGGCCTCCAAGCCGATGCATTTCTCCGAACTCTTGTTCGCGGCGAACACCGCCGACCCCAAGATCGGCGCGTTCCTGCAAGCTCAGCGCGAGAAGGCGACCGAGCTGAATGTGCGTGTGCTCTTCTTCGAGCTCGAACTGCAATCCTGCCCCGAAGACACCATCTCCCGCGCCTTGTCCGGAGACGAACTGTCCGCCTACCGCCACTACGTCGAGGTCGTGCGCAAGCTCAGTCCGCACCGACTCTCCGAGGCGGAGGAAGTCGTCCTCGAAGAGGCCGCGAATACCGGCACGAGGGCATGGGTCAGACTCTTTGAAGAGGTGAGCAGCAACACCGAGTTCACCCTCACAAACCCGGGCGACGGCACCGAAAAGAAGCTCAACCAGGAAGAAGTCCTGACGCTTCTCCGGCATTCGGATCGATCGATGCGCCAGGCGGCTGCCGACTCATTGACCCAGGGCCTCGCGGGCAACGAGCGCGTCATCAGCTTCATCTACAACACGCTTCTGCAGGACCACAGCGTGGGCGACCGGCTGCGAAAGCACCCCTATCCCGAGCACTCCCGCCACTTGAGCAACGAGCTCGATCGCTCGACGGTGGACCTGGTGGTCCGGCTTTGTAGGGAGCATTACAGCCTCGTGTCGCGGTTCTACACGGTCAAACGCCAAATTCTCGGGCTCCCGGAACTCACGCATATCGATCGCTATGCACCGCTCTTCGAAGCGGAGGAAACGGTCACCTGGGAGGAGGCGCGCAGCATCGTCTTGGGGGCCTTTGGCAGGTTCAATTCCACGCTCAAGGACCGCGCCGCGGAGTTCTTTGACGAGGGCTGGATCGACGCCGAGCCACGCTCGGGCAAGATGGGCGGCGCGTTCTGCAGCTACATAACGCCCGATACACATCCCGTCGTCTTGATGAGCTACCTCGGCAAGATGAACGACGTGATGACCCTCGCGCACGAACTGGGGCACGGCGTGCATGCCGCGCTCTCACGCAAGCAGAGCTACTTCAACTTCCACGGCACCCTTCCGCTCGCCGAACTCGCCTCCATCTTCGGCGAGATGCTGGTCTTCGAGGACCTGGTCTCCAAAGCGGAACTCAAGGACAAGGTCGCGCTGTACGCCGAGAAGATCGAGGGAATCTTCGCCTCCGTGTTTCGCCAGGCGGCCATGTTCCAGTTCGAGCAGGCGTGCCACACGGCCCGACGGGAGACCGGTGAACTCAGCCGCGAGCAGTTTGGCGCGCTGTGGCACGAGAAGCTCCAAGAGATGTTTGGAGACTCGGTCAAGCTCGGCGAGCAACACCAGATTTGGTGGAGCTATGTGGGCCACTTCTTTTTTGCGCCCTTCTATGTCTATGCCTATGCCTTTGGCGAACTGCTCGCGCTGGCCATCTACGAGCGTTCCAAGACCGCCGGCCCGGAGTTCGGGCAAAAGTACGTTCACCTGCTGGAGCTTGCGGGTTCGCTGAGCCCCAAGGACCTCATGGCGACCATCGACGTGGACTTGGACTCCGAAGCCTTTTGGCGTGGCGGGTTTGCGGTCCTGGAGCGCTTGGTGGGTGAATTTGAGGGCTACTGGAAAGAGCATTCCAAGTAG